GGGGAGGTCGCGCCGAAGGCGCGGGTGGGGGCTCTCTCCACTCGGGGGCTCTCCCGGTAAGACAGTCGACGCTCTCCTTCGTGGAGGCACCCTCACCCCAGCCCTCTCCCGCAAGCGGGAGAGGGAGCGCAGCTTCGTTCGCGGCTTGCAAAGAAGCTCAATCTCATCATGCCTCAGCCCACCCTATACTCGCCCGAGATGTTCTTGCCAGTGTAGTCGGTCATCGCCGCGGTCGCGATCAGGCTGATCACGGCGCACAGCGCGACATAGGCAGCGATGGCGGTTGCCGACTGGAAGGCGCCGAACAGCCAGGCCGCGATCAGAGGCGCAGGACCTCCGGCGATGACGGAGGCGAGCTGATAGCCGAGCGAGGCGCCGCTGTAGCGCAGGCGTCCGGTGAAGCTTTCAGCGATCAGCGCGGCCTGCGGGCCGTACATCATGTCATGCGGGATCAGCGACAGGATGATGGCGAGGAAGATGACCGGCTGCGATCCGGTGTCGAGCATGCGGAAATAGATGAAGCCGAACACGCCGGTCACGGCCGCGCCGATCATGTACATGTTCTTGCGCCCGATGCGGTCGGACAAATGGCCGAACAGCGGGATCGAGACGAAGGACAGCACCGAGGCTGCGAGCACCGCGGTGAGCAGGAAGTCGCGCGACACGTTCAGCGTCTTGACGCCATAGGCGAAGATGAAGGCGGTGAAGATGTAGAACGGCGCCTGCTCGGCCATGCGGGCAAAGGCCGACAGCAGGATCTCCTTCGGATGCTCCTTGATCACTTGCAGCATCGGCGTGCGCTCGACCTTTCGCTCCGCGACCAGCCTGGAAAACACTGGCGTCTCCAGAATGCCGAGCCGGATGTAGAGGCCGACGCCGACCAGGATGAGGCTCAGCGCAAAGGGCACGCGCCAGCCCCATGACAAGAACTGCTCGCCGGACATCTGGCTGAAGGCGAGCACGGCGAGGTTCGCGAGGAACAGCCCGCAGGGCACGCCGAATTGCGGCCATGAGGCGATAAATCCGCGGGAGTGATCGTTGCGCGCCCATTCCATCGACATCAGCACCGAGCCGCCCCATTCGCCGCCGACGCCCACGCCCTGGACGAAGCGCAGCACGGTCAGGGCGACCGCGCCCCAGATTCCGATGCTCTCATAGGTCGGGACCAGCGCCACCGCGAAGGTCGCGAGCCCCATCAGGAGCAGCGTGGCGATCAGCGTCGATTTGCGGCCGATGCGGTCGCCGTAATGGCCGAAAATGGCCGCGCCGACGGGGCGGGCGATAAAGCCGACGGCGTAGATCGCGAAGGCCTCGAGCGTGCCAACCCACGGATCGGAATGCGGAAAGAACAGTTTTGCGAAAACCAGGCCAGTGACGGTCGAATAGAGGAAGAAATCGTACCACTCGATGGCGGTGCCGATGGTGGAGGCGATCACGGCGCGGCGCAGCTGAAGCTGGTGCTCGCTGTCGGGCAGCGAGGCCGGGTCGACATGGGACAGGGACATGACGGGAGCCTTTCCTTGGAGGCCGCCCCCTACTTTGCATGGGGTTGTTTTCACGAAAAACATTCGAGGCGGCGTGACGGTTCCAAGGCCGCCGGGCAGCGTGGTTCCACATCCGGCCGTGGCGGTCCGCCGCAGGGCGACTGTGAAGCAGTTCACATGCGTCTTGCCGCACCTGCGCTATGAATGCGCTTATCCGGTGATGGGCTGCGTAAGGATCGCAGCGATGACGACACGGCGTATGATGGCTTGGTGGTTCTGGTTCGTGCTGTCGGGACGATTTCTCGATCGTTTCCTGAGCCTGCCGCGCGTGCCGCGGAACTAGCCGCAAAGCTCAGCTCTGCCCGATCAGCTTCCGGAACACGGCCGCGCCGTCCTGCACGGCATCGCGTCCCTTCCAGGCCAGATAGGTCAGCTTGCCCGCGAGCGAGTCGTGGTTGCGCAGGCGGCGCGAACCGAGGATGTGACCGACATTGTCCGGGAAGCGGCTGACCTCGGTGGCGACGAGCGCGGCGATCGCGTCCATCAATTGCTGGAGGCGAATGCCCCACTCGGACGACTCGATCTCGTCAATGCGGACCTTGAGCGCATATTCGACGTCATAGATTTCCGCGAGCAGATCGCGAGCGATCAGCACCCGGTTGTTTTTCAGCGCGAACCGCAGCGCGAGGCGCTTGTCGTCGATCCGGTCGAGCACCATCGGAACCGTGATGGCATAGGGCGTGGCGGCGACGTCGGCGGCGGTTTTGGTCGGCGCGGCCCTGGTCGCGAGGCGGATCAGGTGCCAGGGCGTCTTCAGCCGCCGTGCCACCAGCGCCAGCGCAAAGGGCAGCGCCTCGGGATTGGCCTTCCTGAAGGCATCGAGGCGCGCGGTGATCTGCTTCACCAGGCCGTCGTCGAATTTCGAGATCTTCTCGGGCAGCTTTTCGTTGAACTTCGCCAAAGCGTTGTGGGCGCGCAGCACCTGCAGCATCTTGGTCACGTCGTCGAAGGCGAAGCGCGAGGCGGTGTATTGCCCGAGCTTGGCGCGGGCGAGCTCGGTGCCGTCGGCCGAAGCGAGCGTGTTCTCGAGGACCTTGACGACCTTGATCTGGAACGCGGCCGCGGTCTTCTGCACGTCCTTCGGGTTATTGGCGGCGACCTGGTCGTTGATCGCCTTGATGTAGTCGCGCGCCATGGTCGGCAGCAGGTCGCGGCAGATCCACTCCCAGATCGGCGTCAGCGTGTTGCGCGAGATTCGCCCCATATTGGCGTGCTCGGGCGCGCCGTCGATCAGAAGCAGCTCGAGCGGAGCGAAGAAGGAGTTCGACGGATTGGGGGCGCGCGCCTGGGTCGATCCGTCCTTGCGGAATTCGGCGCGCAGCTTCGCCAGGATGTCGGGCGAGCCCGGCATATCGATGCCGCACAGCTCCAGCCGCTCGAGCTCGCTGAGCAGACAGCTCCGCGACAGCGGCGTCAGCCGCTGCAGGAATTCCCAGAGCTGTTCGACCTGGCTCATGGCACGCAATTTTTCGCAACTTTTCCGGAACTGTTACTGGTTCGTCGCGTGGAGGCATTTGCGCGCTCTCAACTGCGCTCCAGAGAAGCAAGTCACCGTTAATTAATTGGTAAAGTCGTACGGCGCGGCCGCCCGACGCCCGCCCTGACGTTAAGAAGGGATTTCGGGAGATGCCTGGGATTTAGGCAGAATTTGCAACCGATGCGCGGTCCGCGGGCCATCACGGCAAGCATGAATTGTGCCGACGCCGGAGATCTCGCACAAAACCGTCAAAATCACCGTAGTCTTACGGAACAAAAAGTTAACCACGATTCCCCCCGGGTTCCGCTAAACGAATCACATGGGGCATGAGAATGATCCGATCGCTGATTCGCGATCGTCGGCTTGGTACGAAAGCAGCACTTCTCCGCACGAAGAGCTCGAACTCGCCCGGTTGAAAGCCGCCCGTGCCAAGGCTTCCGAGGAGACCGCTGCTGCGATCGCCCGCGAGCTGAACGGCCCCCTGACCGCCCTTCTCCTCTACATGGGCGAGATCAAGCATCACAGCGACCAGCTTTCCCCGGTCTCCGCCGACCGGGCCTATTTGCAGCGCGTTGTCGAGAATGCGCTGGCGCAGACCGAGCGCGTCTGCACGCTGGTCAAGCAGCTTGACGGCGCGCCGCGGAACGGAGCGTCAGGGATCGACGACACCGAGGCGAGTGCCGGACGCGCGCCGCTCGCTTTGCGCCCGGCCGGCAGCGAGCTCTCCGGCCCGCATGGCTCGAAGCGGTTGACCAGGCGCGAACGCGAGGTGCTGCGGCTGATCAGCGAAGGCTATTCGAACAAGCAGGGCGCGCTGCGGATGCAGATCAGCCCGCGCACCTTCGAGAGCCATCGCGCGGAGGCTATGCGCAAGCTCGGGGCGCGCAACACCGCGGATCTGGTCCGCGCGGCGCTGCTGCATTCGATCGATTGAGGCGGGCTGTGACGGGCGGCGGCGGACTGTCTGCTGTGTCGTCTCAGTAATAGTCGTCCGCGAAGGGGCGCGCGCGCGAGTTCGGACGCCGCGGCTTCACCTCGTCCTTCGGCGCGCTCGGGATGATCGTGACGGTCCAGCGCTGCGGGATGCTCGATTCCTGTTCCAGCACGGAGCGCACGAAGCCGGTCACCGTCGCCTCGCC
This region of Bradyrhizobium sp. CCGUVB1N3 genomic DNA includes:
- a CDS encoding MFS transporter → MSLSHVDPASLPDSEHQLQLRRAVIASTIGTAIEWYDFFLYSTVTGLVFAKLFFPHSDPWVGTLEAFAIYAVGFIARPVGAAIFGHYGDRIGRKSTLIATLLLMGLATFAVALVPTYESIGIWGAVALTVLRFVQGVGVGGEWGGSVLMSMEWARNDHSRGFIASWPQFGVPCGLFLANLAVLAFSQMSGEQFLSWGWRVPFALSLILVGVGLYIRLGILETPVFSRLVAERKVERTPMLQVIKEHPKEILLSAFARMAEQAPFYIFTAFIFAYGVKTLNVSRDFLLTAVLAASVLSFVSIPLFGHLSDRIGRKNMYMIGAAVTGVFGFIYFRMLDTGSQPVIFLAIILSLIPHDMMYGPQAALIAESFTGRLRYSGASLGYQLASVIAGGPAPLIAAWLFGAFQSATAIAAYVALCAVISLIATAAMTDYTGKNISGEYRVG
- a CDS encoding helix-turn-helix transcriptional regulator, whose protein sequence is MGHENDPIADSRSSAWYESSTSPHEELELARLKAARAKASEETAAAIARELNGPLTALLLYMGEIKHHSDQLSPVSADRAYLQRVVENALAQTERVCTLVKQLDGAPRNGASGIDDTEASAGRAPLALRPAGSELSGPHGSKRLTRREREVLRLISEGYSNKQGALRMQISPRTFESHRAEAMRKLGARNTADLVRAALLHSID